TCATTTTAAAAAATCGAACCATTAAGATGTGAGTTAAACAACATCATAATGATTCGATTTTAGTGATACTAAGATATTCCTGTCCCCGCTTATTTGATTAGTTAGCTCCTGAATTATGTGCAACAGATACAGTATTTGCTTGGCCGAGCTGTTCTTTTGCAAGTAGGATGATGTCGTTTGCCTGTGCTGGCGTTAATTCGTCTGAATCTACCGTGATTTGAACTTTCGTATCCTCACTAATAACCAGCACATTATTAAAACCTTTTGCTATGATTAAGGATTCTAATGTCTCCTCTTTTGGAGTGAGGTTTAGAATTTCCATACTTTTATCACGTGCTTCCACTTTTTCTTCAGGTGTTGCGTCTGGAGAAGTTGATGTTTCAATATACCTTTCAGCTTGGGCTGCACGGGCATCCGTCACTTGAAGTCTAGCCTCCACAAAGTTATCGGCAAGTGAATCGTCACCTGTCACTTCTAAAATACCTTCCAGGTCACCATCCTGAGTGACTTGAACATCAATGTCATCTGAAGTTTCCTCGGTTTGCTGATCATTATCTTGAAGCGCCAAATTGGTTGTACCTGATGTTACATAGTAAACAGATAATACAATAATTAGACTTAACATCGTTAACAGCCACACCGTTTGTTTTTTTAGAGCCATATTTATTCCTCCTTAGATTTCTTAGGCATTACGGAAATTCGATGGGCCGGTACATCAAGTACGCGGCTAACCGCTTCCACTACCCATGCTTTTACTTGTACATTTTCAACACCTTCTGCAACAACGAGCACACCTTTTATAGTTGGTTTTTCTGTTTGGATTAATAAAGGACCCTCTGTATCACCGTTTCGAACAATCACGGTTTGTTCATCAATGGTTTGATCCGTCACTTCCCTTGTTCCACCTTCACGATCGGTTTCACTTGTTTGTTGGTTTTTGGAGCTTGTATTTTTTTCATAAATTTGCTTCTCTGTATCAGCAAGATTAATCATTACTGATACTTCATTAAGCCCAACAATTTGTTCTAAATTTTCTCGCAGTTGATTTTCATAGCTATCTTCATAATCCTTCATTGTGTTCGATTGCCCAGATTCTTTTTTAAAGACTTCTACTTCTTCATCCTCGTCATTCGTTTGGAATGTAGGAATTGTCGTTTGAGCTTGTTCAGGCTCAGGAGGTTCCGAAAACACCGAATTTAATACCATCAAAAGAATTCCTACCAATCCTAAGATGAAAATGTATCGGTAATTCTTTCGTTTCCCTTGTTCTTGATTTCCTACGAGATTTTTTAACCATGCCAATCCTTTAGGATTCTGCTCACCCATCGACCTGTTCCCCCCCTTCCAATAAGAGCGTGATGCTTTCTGGAATCTCCCAACTGTCTGAAAGATAGTTTATTACCGGCAGCAGGTCGATTGAGTCCGATTCTTTACTAGGCTGCTGCTTAGAGAGATCAATTTGTACCCTTTTGATTTCACTCCGTACTGCATCCGTATTTTGTTGTGGGTGTATTTCTCGAACAACTGCATGTATACTTACTGCCTCCTCATCTTCCTGACCTCCCTGTCCCATTTCCTGCATTACATCTACGCTCGCAAATTCAAGTGAGTAGGTGTCTCGCAATGTTTCTTCTGCTTTATCTACTAGTTGGTCAGCCACCTGTTCTGAAATATATGCAGCTCGTACCTCGTCTAACCCACTTTTTTGCAAATTTATTTGAGTTTCAATAGATTCCGTTTGATATTGGTCTCCAGTTTGTAAGTTTCGAATCCATTCTTCTGAATCCACTGTAAATATAGAAAGAATTGGTTTTAACATAGCAATGAGAATCAGTAGACTGATCACCATTTTTACGTACCCTCTCATCGATGAATTAGGAAGTAGCATCTCAAGTAATATTGCTAACATGATTAGTAGAACTAACCCCGTAATCCAACCAGTTAAGAGACCCATTATCACCACTCCTAACGCATCATAAAGGACAAATTGCTGGCTGCTACCATAAGCGTAACGGCCAGGAAAAACATTAGACTTACTAGAGCTAATGCAGCAAATACATACATCACTGACTTACCAATGATCGATAAACATTCGATGATTGGTCCTCCACCAAGAGGCTGCAGGACAGCTGCGGACAAGTTAAAAATGATACCAAGGGAAAGGACTTTTAAAAGCGGGAAGACACAGATCATAAACAAAATACCTAACCCCGTCATACCAACAGTATTTTTAAGGAGCACAGACGCACTCATAACCGTATCAGTCGCATCCGTAAACATTTTCCCTACTACCGGGATGAAGTTTCCTGCAATAAATTTTGCTGTACGAATGGTTAATCCATCTGTTGCTGCTGAGGAGGCTCCTTGTACCGATATCACTCCTAAAAACACCGTCATAAAGATCCCGAGTAGTCCCACGGCAATATTCCGAAAAAAATCAGCAAGCTTGGACACTTTATAATGATCACTTAACGTACTGATGATACCTAGAACTGCTGAGAAAAATAATAACGGAAGCACAAACTGATTGACCAAAATTCCGCTTGTATTCACAAGAAATATAATTAATGGATGAAACAACGCCGATGAAGCAAGACTTCCGATGGAGGCCATTAATGCAAGCAAAAGCGGAAGCAGAGCGATCATAAAATGAATCATGCTGTTAATCGCTTCTGTTGCATACGTTATAGCAACATAAAAGCTGTTTATGGCAAGAATCATTAAAACGAGATAGGTTACGGCGTAGGCTGCTTTGCTCACATTTTGACTTTCGAATGCATTTTGAATCGATTGCAAAATTTGGCTGAAGAGCGTTAATAGAATTAACATGCCTAAAAGCTTGCTATTCACAATGAGTTCATGAAGCAAAAACTTAACAAGACCAAGTCCCCATTCTTTTATCTGAAACTGCTTCTCACCCGTTATAAAATCTTTAAATGATCCTTTTTGACTTTCAGGAAGAAAACCTCCGTATTCTGTTGAGACTTGCTCCCAATATGCTTGGATCTCATCTAATTGCAATCGTTCAATTTGTCGGTCAATAAAAGAAGATTCATCAGAGAGCGTTTCTTCATCCACCGGTTCCTGACCATCCACAGCGAGTACCAGGCTTGGATAAAGAAGAAATAGAATGCCAGTTATTGTAGCTATGATCCACCGGCGCATTAGTACCACTCCCTTCAATTCTCTTTAACCTGGTAGCAATGATAGAATCATTTCAATGACCGCTTTAATAATAGGAATGGCTAAGACTAGAATGAGAATCTTACCTGCAAGCTCTATTTTAGAAGCCATGGAAGCTTGTCCTGCATCTTTGGCAATTTGTGCACCAAACTCTGCAATATATGCGATTCCGATTATTTTTAAAATCGTTTGCAGATACATAATGTGTACATTCGCATCTGCCGCAATTCCCTCTAGTAATTGAATGATTTTCACTAACTCATCAATGACAAATAAAAAAATCATGATGCCTGCAAATAATGTGACAAGAAAAGCAAACAATGGCTTCTGCTCACGAACTACAAGAGCTAGAAAAGTTGCGATTAGACCTATTCCAACAATTTGAATGATGTCCATCGCAGCTCTCCTTTCTATCCTTGGAACAGGAACACACCTCTAATTTTCTGGAACAAGTCATCTACAATCGTTGCCACCATGTATAGCACTACAACAAATCCAATTAGTGTCACCCAATGAGCCCAGTCTTCTTTCCCCATTTGCTTTAGAACGGTATGGATCATAGCAACTACAATGCCTATACCAGCAATTTGAAAGATTGTATTCACGTCATAAGCCAAAAGTCATCCCTCCTTTTTTCACTAAAGCATTAGAATGACAATCAGCAGACCCCCAAGAAAGCCCAGGCTTTTCAGCATTTTTTCATAACGAAGCTGATTATCTTTTGCCTCAGCTTCTTCACGATCAAGATGGACCATCGTTAGTTTAATCTGCTTTTGTTGCTGTTCTCGGTCGTGTTGTCCTAGGGTCTGACCAAATTGGCGTAAAATTTCACGTTCTCCTTTAAGGAGACTGGTTACACCCCATGTCTCGTCCAAACTTTGCTCCCATGCAAGATGTGCAGATTCACCCTTTGAATCAAGATTTTTGGCAAAATGTTCAAATAATAGGTTAATTGGATAAGCAAGTTGCTTGGATAAACGTACGCTTGCCTCTGCCAAAGGTGTAAGACCATATAGCATTTCTGCCTCAAGTGCTTGAATGCCAACTTTCAACTGTCTCAGTTGTTTTGGACGATCACTAAGTCGTTTCGCCGCTTCAAAACCTATCCATGTACACGTTATGAGGATTAAAATTGCCCCTAGCCACTTCATAACACCTTTACCGAAACTGGCTTACCAATGGTCCGAATTTGTTTTATTTTTCCTGGCTCTGCCCCTCGGGTAAGTTCTACACATCTTTCGAATGCTTTCTCTGCGAACAATGCCTTTAATGCAGGGCGCGCTGCTACCTCTTCAAGCGAAGAACCGTGCGCTGTTGAGATGACACTAACACCAGCATGAATAGCTTCCTGTACGGCCAAACAGTCTTCGGGTCGTCCAATTTCATCTACAATAATGACATCAGGACTCATGGACCGAATCATCATCATCATGCCTTCCGCTTTTGGGCAACCGTCTAACACATCTACTCTTCGTCCAAGCTGATGCTGTGGTACACCTTTTATGCTTGCGGCAATTTCAGAACGTTCATCGACAATGCCGATTTTCATAGGTGGAATACCTTTGGTTGGCACACCAGTACTAATAATTCGAGCTAGATCCCTTAGTAATGTTGTTTTACCACTTTGGGGTGGCCCGATGAGTAAACTATTTTTCCATCCTTGCTGATATAGAGGTGTAACAAGTGAATCGGCAGCCCCTACTGTCTGTCTTGCAATCCTGATATTAAATGAACTAATGTCCTTTAGAGTTTTGACCTCACCTTTTTCTAAGATGACCTTACCGGCAAGTCCAACTCGATGCCCGCCCTTAATTGTGATAAAGCCGCGTTTGAGTTCTTCCTCAAACGCGTACATCGAATATTGACTTAACTGATTTAAGATGAACTGCGCATCACTTGGCTGAATAATCCATTCACGTTCACCTTGCAGACTTGGGTACATTGGAGCTCCACATGCTATCACTTCAAGTGGTCTGAGTATCCGAACCCTAATTTCTTCGATTTTTTCTGCTGTATCTTTTGGTATTTGCCTGAGAATTTCACGAATCGTCGGTGGTAATACAGTAAAAATGTCCTCCATCATGACCCCTCCTAAAGCCTAGCTCCAATTAAGATACAGACAGCACCTGTGCCAATAAACATAAACTTCGGAACGGAAAGCTTGTCTGTAATGCCCACTAGACCAATCACAATCGATAAGATAAAGATCGTTGGTCCAATCACTGCCAATAGACCATTTAATACGATTGCTTTTTCTATACTGTTGAATCGAAGGATTAAGCCCGCTACTGTTAGCTCAATGAGTCCAGAGAGCACTCGGAGGAACACCATAATCAGCAGTGTCCATTCAACGGCAACAAACCATTTCACATTAAATCCCCCCATCTATCCATGTTCTCTTAAAAGATATGCCTAAGTGGACGAGTTCAGAACATCGATCAATGTTTTGTTTAGGATTACTTCTAAGCTTTTTCTACTTTTGCTATACTTAGATCATTACCAACCGGAGAACGGATAGCATTCTTTATGTAGAGAGAGGGTCAAGCATGCAAACGAATCAAAAAAACATTATTTTAATTGGTTTTATGGGTGTCGGCAAAACAACCGTAGGTAAAGAACTTGCGAGGTATCTCGGCATGACATTTGTCGATTTGGATCAAGCCATAGAAAGTGAAGCGCAACAAACGATTGTTGACATTTTTAGAGACGAAGGAGAATCCGGTTTTAGACTAAGAGAACAAAAACTTTTTCTTGAATTATCAGAACAGAGAGGAACGATTATCTCGCTTGGCGGAGGCGCTTTTTTACAGGAGGAAATCCAAAGAAGTAGTCTTTTAACTAGCCTTGTTATCTTTTTGGACATAGACTTTTCGATTTGGTCAGAACGACTGCCCCTTTTGATAAAGGACAGACCCCTTCTCCAAAAAAAATCAAAGAAAGAAATCAAAGAGCTTTATGAATTAAGAAGAGAGACCTACCTTCATGCTCATTACACCATTAATACAGAGCGTTTAACACCTCCACAAACAGCTGAAAAAATCGCAAAAACCATCCAATATGCAGACGCATAAGGGATGGTTTTTGTTAAAGTTCAGCTTGTATAATGTTGGATATCTTTAATGACTTCAATTGGCACCTGACCAGGAGCCGAAGCCTGATGACCAACAGCAAACGTCATGGCGGAACCAAATTGGTCACCGATCAACCTTGTTGAGACCCCAAGCTTACCCATAGACATTGTAATCACTGGAATATCGAGCTTGGCGGATGCTTCATTTGTTACAGAGAGAAGAGTAAGAACATCCTGTGATGATTGTGGCATCACAGCAAGTTTAACAAGGTCGGCACCTGCCGCTTGTCCTGCTTGTAGGAATTCAATCATCTGGTCAAAAGATGGCGTTTTCTTAAAATCATGTGTAGAGACAATCCATTTAACATGATGTTTTGCTGATAATTGCTTTAGCAAATCCATGCCAATAAATTCCGACGCAAGTTCAATATCCAAAAGGTCAATGAGCTCAGTTTCTATAAGTCGGCTTATTAACTCTTCTTGCTCTGCAATCGTTAAAGAAATGGGTTGGCCACCTTCTTGAACAGAGCGGATCGTAAACAATAGAACAGTATCACCTATCACTTCTCTTAATGATGTTGCAGTAGCTAATACAGCATCCAATTTGGCGAGATCCGCAAAAAAATCTGCTCGCCATTCTAAAACATCTGGTTTTTTTTGCAGAATCATCTTAGCTTCTTCTACTAATTGAGAGGTAGTAGCGCCAATAAGAGACGAACAAAGGGCTGCAGGATGTTCGCTCCCAAATACCACTTTTCTTATCTGAACTTCTTTTGTTGTCGCCATGTATCTTCACCACTTTTCTACTTCGCTATAAAAACATCCAGAACACACAATGTGCTCTGGATGTTTTGTTGACTTAAGCTCTAGACATGTAAGAGCTGTTTCGTGTATCAATAAGAAGTCGATCTCCTTGATTCACAAAAAACGGCACTTGAACCGTAATACCTGTTTCAAGAGTAGCTGGTTTTGTACCACCAGAAGCTGTATCCCCTTTAATTCCAGGCTCTGTTTCAACAACCTCAAGTTCAACCGTATTTGGAACTTCTACTCCAAGTGTTTCAGCTTGGTAGCTAATAACATGGACTTCCATATTTTCTTTTAGAAACTTTAGCTCATATTCAATTTGACTTGATTGTAGTTCAAGTTGCTCATATGATTCTGTGTCCATAAACGTATGAGTATCTCCACTTGCATAAAGGTACTGCATACGTCTGTTCTCAATATGAGCTCTTTCTACTTTTTCTCCCGCACGGAATGTTTTCTCTTGAATGTTACCATTACGAAGATTACGGAGTTTAGAACGAACAAACGCCGCACCTTTTCCTGGCTTAACATGTTGGAAGTCCAACACTTGCCAAAGTCCATTATCTACTACAATCGTTAATCCAGTTTTAAAATCGTTTACTGAAATCATTTTTATTTCCTCCGTATTCGTATTCCCTCATAGTTCGCGGAATGTTTCCATCCATTACTATACCACAGCTTTGCAACTAGGTGGTTACCTAATCAGCAGGATTATTCGCCTACGTGAATGAGTTCTTTAGGTGAAGACGTGAATGAACGATTACCTTCAGCAGTAATTAAAATATCATCTTCAATTCTTGTTCCACCCACACCATGCACATAAATGCCCGGCTCTACTGTGACAATCATGCCTGGTCTAAGTACTGTATCTGACTTAAATGATAAGGCTGGTCCTTCATGAACTTCCATCCCTAAACCATGGCCAGTTGAATGACCAAAGTTCTCACCAAAGCCTTTTTCCGTAATATAATCTCGTGTTAGGGCATCTGCCTCTTTACCCGTGATGCCTGCTTTAATTCCATTCATACCTCTTAGCTGAGCTTCCAATACCGTTTCGTATATATTCGTCAACTCATCATTAATCTGTCCAACAGCCAATGTACGTGTGATGTCAGAGCAATATCCATTATAATAAGCACCATAATCAAGTGTCACTAGTTCACCTGATTCAATTAGCTTGCCACTTGCCACTCCATGTGGAAGAGCCGAGCGATAGCCAGATGCAACGATCGTGTCAAAGGACGAGCTTTGCGCCCCCTGTTTACGCATAAAAAACTCAAGCTCATTGGAAACTTCTAACTCTGTTAAGCCTGGTCTAATAAATGATGTAATATGCTTAAACGCCGCATCGGCAATATCTGCCGCATCCTGAATTAGTTGGATTTCACTCGCATCTTTAATAAGACGCACGCCTTCAACTAACCCAGTCACTGGAACTAGCTCTTGAGATTCTACTGTTTTTTGAAGCTGTTGAAATTGTTCGTATGTAACGTAGCTTTGTTCAAATCCTAACTTCTTAATCTGAAGCTTCTCTGCTTGTTTAGCAACCTCTTCAAGGATTGCTGCTTTATGCTGAACAATTGAAAAACCTTGGGCCTGTTCCTTTGCTTGTTCAACATACCTAAAATCCGTAATAAAAATAGCATTCGTTTCAGTTAATAAAACAACCCCAGCACTGCCTGTGAATCCCGATATGTACCGGCGATTATAAGGACTCATTATCAAAAGACCATCTACTCCATGCTCTTTAAATTCACTACGAATAACTTCAATTCTGCTCATATAAACACTCCTTTTTATCGTATAAACCTTAGACCTTTTTACGCTTCTTTAGTTTACCATATACGCTTTAAGGAGCGAAGCAACACGTTCGACACCTTATTTATCTGAGTGCTGTTGCTGATATTCATAAGAAACAGAATAGCCAATAAAAAGTCCATACAATATAAAAAGACAGAAAGATGTAATGATTGAGTTTAAATCAAGGTTTTGTACGCTTTTTAACCCTGGAATAAATGGATTACAAATATAAAATACAATAACCCACAATAAAGCTCCAAATCCAACTCCTGCCCACATCGTGTTCACTTTTTGAAAAAGCCACTTATATATAAATGCAACCAGAATGGATACCACCGCAATAACAGCTACTCCAACCGCTTGCCCCGTATATGTCGTTTTCCAGTCACCCAACGCCCAAGGCATCAGAATTAATGCCGGACCAAAATGCATAAAATTGAAAAAGAAGCCAAATAAAGCGACAAGAGACCAAATAAGTCCACCAAAAAATCCAATGAGGATTACCTTCGTATTATACCGCATTGGTTTTTCTGTTTGATTTTGTTCAAATCCCTGATTATCCATCACGATCACCTCATTAAAGTATATCCCTATTCCATTACATTTCATTCAACTCCACTAATTAATCTAAACCTAGATGATTTGTCATAGAGGAATTGCTTCGTTTCATGTAGAATAGTGAGTATACAGAACAATGAAGAATAGGTTGGTGTTTTATGGAAAAGTCAACAAAACCAGCATATGGCGGTCAAGCCATAGTTGAAGGTGTTATGTTCGGTGGAAAGCACACAACCGTCTCAATGATTAGAAGAAAAGATGGAAGCTTAGATACGTTTGAGGTTAAGCGTCAGTCACCAGCTTGGATCACAAAAGCAAAAAAGATTCCTTTTATAAGAGGAATTGCTGGCATTGTTGAAGCAAGTATAAATGGATCAAAGCATTTAAATTTTTCAACGGATCGTTATGATGTGGATCCTTCTGAGGATGATTCAATTGCCCCAAGCAGAGAAATCATCAAAATTAAATTTGATACTTGGTGTTGCAGCAGTCGCTGTTTTATCATTTATCTTCAGTAAGTTAATCTTTACATTAGTTCCAAGCCTTTATAGCCAATCTGTTTACGCCTATTTTCCCTGGCCACGTAGCTCAGAATCTATTAGAAGGTGGATTTAAGTTAATCTTATTACTTGGCTATATTTATATTTTATCGTTTACACCATTAATTCGCCGAGTCTTTCAGTATCACGGGGCAGAACACAAAGTGATCAACACTTACGAGTCCGGACTACCGTTAACTGTGAAAAATGTTCAGTCTCAGTCTAGACTCCATTACCGCTGCGGAAGTAGTTTCATTCTATTTACAGTAATTGTTGGTGTTGGAATTTATCTTTTTCTTCCCTTTGATTCACTAATGGAGCGTATTTTACAACGAGTCGTTTTCATTCCAGTTGTGCTTGGTGTTTCATTTGAAGTATTACAATTAACGAATCGTTTTCGAAACATACCTGTACTAAAATGGCTTGGGTACCCCGGGCTTGCCCTTCAGCTATTAACAACAAAAGAGCCAAACGATGAACAAACAGAGGTTGCCATCGCATCCTTTGAAGAAATGCTTACACGTGAACAATCATATACAAGCCCTGCAAAAGCAGACATCGTTTAGCTATTTGACATCTTGGAGGTGAATAGAATGCGCCAATTCTTTAACATTGCCTTTCCAGTCATCATTGTGTTGGCAGTTATCGGATTTGTCTTTTCGGTATTGAATGATCCGATGCAAGTCCTAAAGTCGATTCTTATACTTGCAGGTTTCATCGCGTTATTTTATTTCATTTATCGCTTCTACTTGTCCAGAAAATACGGCATGCCTATTATGGGTTCTAGGTCCAAGGAAGGTCCTACACGAGCACAACTTAAAAAAGCAAAACGAACAAGTACAGTGCGTTCGACTGGGCCAGGAAATCGAAACAAATTCAAACCCAATAGCACAAGCCAAATGAAAAGAAATCAAAAACCGCTAAAAAAAATACCAAAAAAACGAAGCGGTCCAAATTTAACAGTTATTGAAGGCAAAAAAAATAAAATCAAACCCAAAAAGAAGAATCGTGCTTCCTACTAGCACGATTCTTCTTTTTTTAATAATCTTCAATAGGTCCACCTACCAAGGAACTTGTTGGTTTTTGTTTCTCCAAGCGTAATTAAATCCTGTTTTTCTAAGGGGGTCAGATCAAAATCTGTTGCTTTAATATCTGTTACAGGAATAAAGATGACATTCTCTGCATCCTCATCTTCAATATGACGCGTATCATGAGCTGTTGTCATTGTATCAAAAACCGCTTTATACAAATCAATCGCATTTTTTATTTTATGAGGCGGTTGATCCTCAATTTTTGGCTTAAGCTGTAAACCAATTACGGGGCGTCTCCATGAGTTTTTTTCGCCATCCCGAAATAACCAAATAGGAAAATTACTTAAAAGACCTCCATCAACAATATAAGAATAATGTCCTGCTCGATCATATAGTTTTACCGGTTCAAAGA
The nucleotide sequence above comes from Alkalicoccobacillus plakortidis. Encoded proteins:
- a CDS encoding SpoIIIAH-like family protein, coding for MALKKQTVWLLTMLSLIIVLSVYYVTSGTTNLALQDNDQQTEETSDDIDVQVTQDGDLEGILEVTGDDSLADNFVEARLQVTDARAAQAERYIETSTSPDATPEEKVEARDKSMEILNLTPKEETLESLIIAKGFNNVLVISEDTKVQITVDSDELTPAQANDIILLAKEQLGQANTVSVAHNSGAN
- the spoIIIAG gene encoding stage III sporulation protein AG, which encodes MGEQNPKGLAWLKNLVGNQEQGKRKNYRYIFILGLVGILLMVLNSVFSEPPEPEQAQTTIPTFQTNDEDEEVEVFKKESGQSNTMKDYEDSYENQLRENLEQIVGLNEVSVMINLADTEKQIYEKNTSSKNQQTSETDREGGTREVTDQTIDEQTVIVRNGDTEGPLLIQTEKPTIKGVLVVAEGVENVQVKAWVVEAVSRVLDVPAHRISVMPKKSKEE
- the spoIIIAF gene encoding stage III sporulation protein AF, which encodes MGLLTGWITGLVLLIMLAILLEMLLPNSSMRGYVKMVISLLILIAMLKPILSIFTVDSEEWIRNLQTGDQYQTESIETQINLQKSGLDEVRAAYISEQVADQLVDKAEETLRDTYSLEFASVDVMQEMGQGGQEDEEAVSIHAVVREIHPQQNTDAVRSEIKRVQIDLSKQQPSKESDSIDLLPVINYLSDSWEIPESITLLLEGGEQVDG
- the spoIIIAE gene encoding stage III sporulation protein AE gives rise to the protein MRRWIIATITGILFLLYPSLVLAVDGQEPVDEETLSDESSFIDRQIERLQLDEIQAYWEQVSTEYGGFLPESQKGSFKDFITGEKQFQIKEWGLGLVKFLLHELIVNSKLLGMLILLTLFSQILQSIQNAFESQNVSKAAYAVTYLVLMILAINSFYVAITYATEAINSMIHFMIALLPLLLALMASIGSLASSALFHPLIIFLVNTSGILVNQFVLPLLFFSAVLGIISTLSDHYKVSKLADFFRNIAVGLLGIFMTVFLGVISVQGASSAATDGLTIRTAKFIAGNFIPVVGKMFTDATDTVMSASVLLKNTVGMTGLGILFMICVFPLLKVLSLGIIFNLSAAVLQPLGGGPIIECLSIIGKSVMYVFAALALVSLMFFLAVTLMVAASNLSFMMR
- the spoIIIAD gene encoding stage III sporulation protein AD — its product is MDIIQIVGIGLIATFLALVVREQKPLFAFLVTLFAGIMIFLFVIDELVKIIQLLEGIAADANVHIMYLQTILKIIGIAYIAEFGAQIAKDAGQASMASKIELAGKILILVLAIPIIKAVIEMILSLLPG
- the spoIIIAC gene encoding stage III sporulation protein AC, which produces MAYDVNTIFQIAGIGIVVAMIHTVLKQMGKEDWAHWVTLIGFVVVLYMVATIVDDLFQKIRGVFLFQG
- the spoIIIAB gene encoding stage III sporulation protein SpoIIIAB: MKWLGAILILITCTWIGFEAAKRLSDRPKQLRQLKVGIQALEAEMLYGLTPLAEASVRLSKQLAYPINLLFEHFAKNLDSKGESAHLAWEQSLDETWGVTSLLKGEREILRQFGQTLGQHDREQQQKQIKLTMVHLDREEAEAKDNQLRYEKMLKSLGFLGGLLIVILML
- the spoIIIAA gene encoding stage III sporulation protein AA, which translates into the protein MEDIFTVLPPTIREILRQIPKDTAEKIEEIRVRILRPLEVIACGAPMYPSLQGEREWIIQPSDAQFILNQLSQYSMYAFEEELKRGFITIKGGHRVGLAGKVILEKGEVKTLKDISSFNIRIARQTVGAADSLVTPLYQQGWKNSLLIGPPQSGKTTLLRDLARIISTGVPTKGIPPMKIGIVDERSEIAASIKGVPQHQLGRRVDVLDGCPKAEGMMMMIRSMSPDVIIVDEIGRPEDCLAVQEAIHAGVSVISTAHGSSLEEVAARPALKALFAEKAFERCVELTRGAEPGKIKQIRTIGKPVSVKVL
- a CDS encoding YqhV family protein; this translates as MKWFVAVEWTLLIMVFLRVLSGLIELTVAGLILRFNSIEKAIVLNGLLAVIGPTIFILSIVIGLVGITDKLSVPKFMFIGTGAVCILIGARL
- a CDS encoding shikimate kinase; translation: MQTNQKNIILIGFMGVGKTTVGKELARYLGMTFVDLDQAIESEAQQTIVDIFRDEGESGFRLREQKLFLELSEQRGTIISLGGGAFLQEEIQRSSLLTSLVIFLDIDFSIWSERLPLLIKDRPLLQKKSKKEIKELYELRRETYLHAHYTINTERLTPPQTAEKIAKTIQYADA
- the aroD gene encoding type I 3-dehydroquinate dehydratase, whose amino-acid sequence is MATTKEVQIRKVVFGSEHPAALCSSLIGATTSQLVEEAKMILQKKPDVLEWRADFFADLAKLDAVLATATSLREVIGDTVLLFTIRSVQEGGQPISLTIAEQEELISRLIETELIDLLDIELASEFIGMDLLKQLSAKHHVKWIVSTHDFKKTPSFDQMIEFLQAGQAAGADLVKLAVMPQSSQDVLTLLSVTNEASAKLDIPVITMSMGKLGVSTRLIGDQFGSAMTFAVGHQASAPGQVPIEVIKDIQHYTS
- the efp gene encoding elongation factor P, which gives rise to MISVNDFKTGLTIVVDNGLWQVLDFQHVKPGKGAAFVRSKLRNLRNGNIQEKTFRAGEKVERAHIENRRMQYLYASGDTHTFMDTESYEQLELQSSQIEYELKFLKENMEVHVISYQAETLGVEVPNTVELEVVETEPGIKGDTASGGTKPATLETGITVQVPFFVNQGDRLLIDTRNSSYMSRA
- a CDS encoding M24 family metallopeptidase yields the protein MSRIEVIRSEFKEHGVDGLLIMSPYNRRYISGFTGSAGVVLLTETNAIFITDFRYVEQAKEQAQGFSIVQHKAAILEEVAKQAEKLQIKKLGFEQSYVTYEQFQQLQKTVESQELVPVTGLVEGVRLIKDASEIQLIQDAADIADAAFKHITSFIRPGLTELEVSNELEFFMRKQGAQSSSFDTIVASGYRSALPHGVASGKLIESGELVTLDYGAYYNGYCSDITRTLAVGQINDELTNIYETVLEAQLRGMNGIKAGITGKEADALTRDYITEKGFGENFGHSTGHGLGMEVHEGPALSFKSDTVLRPGMIVTVEPGIYVHGVGGTRIEDDILITAEGNRSFTSSPKELIHVGE
- a CDS encoding YqhR family membrane protein, whose amino-acid sequence is MDNQGFEQNQTEKPMRYNTKVILIGFFGGLIWSLVALFGFFFNFMHFGPALILMPWALGDWKTTYTGQAVGVAVIAVVSILVAFIYKWLFQKVNTMWAGVGFGALLWVIVFYICNPFIPGLKSVQNLDLNSIITSFCLFILYGLFIGYSVSYEYQQQHSDK
- a CDS encoding SA1362 family protein, translating into MRQFFNIAFPVIIVLAVIGFVFSVLNDPMQVLKSILILAGFIALFYFIYRFYLSRKYGMPIMGSRSKEGPTRAQLKKAKRTSTVRSTGPGNRNKFKPNSTSQMKRNQKPLKKIPKKRSGPNLTVIEGKKNKIKPKKKNRASY